One window of Lytechinus variegatus isolate NC3 chromosome 2, Lvar_3.0, whole genome shotgun sequence genomic DNA carries:
- the LOC121407926 gene encoding probable tRNA N6-adenosine threonylcarbamoyltransferase, which yields MPTVIGFEGSANKLGIGIVKDGEVLSNPRHTYITPPGEGFQPRDTARHHQQHIMSILRRALDEAKLTPKDIDCVCYTKGPGMGAPLVSVAVVARTVAQLWNVPIIGVNHCIGHIEMGRLVTGAQNPTVLYVSGGNTQVIAYSQHRYRIFGETIDIAVGNCLDRFARILKLSNDPSPGYNIEQMAKKGKQYIELPYVVKGMDVSFSGLLSFIEDVAHKKLKTKECTPEDLCFSLQETIFAMLVEITERAMAHCGSSEVLIVGGVGCNMRLQEMMGLMAEERGATLCATDDRYCIDNGAMIAQAGLEMFNSGIITPLEETWCTQRYRTDEVEVAWRD from the exons ATGCCTACTGTGATAGGTTTTGAAGGCAGTGCTAACAAGCTTGGTATAGGAATCGTCAAAGATGGAGAAGTCTTATCTAACCCTAGACACACCTATATCACTCCACCTGGTGAAG GTTTCCAACCTCGAGATACTGCCAGGCACCATCAACAGCATATCATGTCTATTTTGAGAAG GGCTTTAGATGAAGCTAAACTAACCCCAAAGGATATTGATTGTGTCTGCTATACAAAAG gTCCAGGAATGGGTGCTCCTCTGGTGTCTGTTGCTGTAGTAGCGAGGACGGTGGCCCAACTCTGGAATGTACCTATTATCGGAGTCAATCATTGTATAGGCC ACATTGAGATGGGGAGACTGGTAACAGGTGCTCAGAATCCAACAGTGCTATATGTCAGTGGTGGTAACACACAA gtAATAGCCTACTCACAACATCGCTACAGAATATTTGGTGAAACTATCGACATAGCTGTTGGAAATTGTCTTGATAGATTTGCAAGAATATTAAAG CTTTCTAATGATCCAAGCCCTGGGTATAATATTGAACAGATGGCCAAGAA GGGAAAGCAGTACATAGAGCTTCCTTATGTAGTGAAGGGCATGGATGTTTCTTTCTCTGGTTTACTCTCATTCATTGAG GATGTGGctcataagaaattaaaaacaaaagaatgtaCCCCAGAAGATCTGTGTTTCTCATTACAG GAAACCATCTTTGCTATGCTGGTTGAAATCACAGAGAGAGCTATGGCACACTGCGGCTCATCTGAAGTACTCATTGTAGGTGGTGTCGGAT GTAATATGAGACTACAGGAGATGATGGGATTGATGGCTGAAGAGAGAGGGGCAACACTGTGTGCTACCGATGATAG ATACTGTATCGACAATGGAGCCATGATAGCCCAGGCTGGTTTAGAGATGTTTAATTCTGGTATAATCACTCCTTTAGAAGAAACATGGTGTACCCAGAG GTATCGAACAGATGAGGTAGAGGTTGCTTGGAGAGACTGA